Proteins found in one Pseudomonas marvdashtae genomic segment:
- the gltA gene encoding citrate synthase encodes MADKKAQLIIEGAAPVELPILTGTVGPDVIDVRGLTATGRFTFDPGFMSTASCESKITYIDGDNGILLHRGYPIEQLAEKSDYLETCYLLLNGELPTAEQKAQFVSTVKNHTMVHEQLKTFFNGFRRDAHPMAVMCGVVGALSAFYHDSLDINNPQHREISAIRLVAKMPTLAAMVYKYSMGQPMMYPRNDLTYAENFLHMMFNTPCEIKPISPVLAKAMDRIFILHADHEQNASTSTVRLAGSSGANPFACIAAGIAALWGPAHGGANEAVLTMLDEIGDVSNIDKFIAKAKDKNDPFKLMGFGHRVYKNRDPRATVMKQTCDEVLKELGIKNDPQLELAMRLEEIALTDPYFIERSLYPNVDFYSGIILKAIGIPTSMFTVIFALARTVGWISHWKEMLSSPYKIGRPRQLYTGYKSRDITKLEDRK; translated from the coding sequence ATGGCTGACAAAAAAGCGCAGTTGATCATCGAGGGCGCAGCCCCCGTCGAGCTGCCCATTTTAACCGGCACCGTTGGTCCCGATGTAATCGACGTACGGGGCCTGACGGCCACGGGCCGTTTCACCTTTGACCCAGGTTTCATGTCGACCGCTTCGTGCGAGTCGAAAATCACCTATATCGACGGCGACAACGGCATCCTGCTGCACCGCGGCTATCCGATCGAACAACTGGCTGAAAAATCGGACTACCTGGAAACCTGCTACCTGCTGCTCAACGGCGAGCTGCCGACCGCAGAGCAAAAGGCCCAGTTCGTCAGCACCGTGAAGAACCACACCATGGTTCACGAACAGTTGAAGACCTTCTTCAACGGTTTCCGTCGCGATGCCCACCCGATGGCCGTCATGTGCGGCGTTGTCGGCGCCCTCTCGGCCTTCTACCACGACTCCCTGGACATCAATAACCCCCAGCATCGCGAAATCTCCGCGATCCGCCTGGTGGCGAAGATGCCAACCCTGGCAGCCATGGTCTACAAGTACTCCATGGGCCAGCCCATGATGTACCCGCGCAACGACCTGACCTATGCAGAAAACTTCCTGCATATGATGTTCAACACCCCGTGCGAGATCAAACCGATCAGCCCGGTGCTCGCCAAGGCCATGGACCGGATCTTCATCCTCCATGCCGATCACGAGCAGAACGCCTCAACGTCCACCGTGCGCCTGGCCGGTTCGTCGGGTGCCAACCCGTTCGCCTGCATTGCCGCCGGTATCGCCGCACTCTGGGGCCCTGCCCACGGCGGTGCGAACGAAGCGGTATTGACCATGCTCGATGAAATCGGCGATGTCTCGAACATCGACAAGTTCATCGCCAAGGCCAAGGACAAGAACGATCCGTTCAAGCTGATGGGCTTCGGTCACCGGGTCTACAAGAACCGCGACCCACGCGCCACCGTGATGAAGCAGACCTGCGACGAAGTGCTCAAGGAACTGGGGATCAAGAACGATCCGCAACTCGAACTGGCCATGCGCCTGGAAGAGATCGCCCTGACCGACCCGTACTTCATCGAGCGCTCGCTGTACCCGAACGTCGACTTCTACTCGGGGATCATCCTCAAGGCGATCGGCATTCCAACCAGCATGTTCACCGTGATCTTCGCCCTGGCGCGGACCGTCGGCTGGATCTCCCACTGGAAGGAAATGCTCTCCAGCCCGTACAAGATCGGCCGCCCTCGCCAGCTGTACACCGGCTACAAGTCGCGCGACATCACCAAGCTGGAAGATCGCAAGTAA
- a CDS encoding cation acetate symporter has product MIRRLLALLSVAAFAPGVWAADAVAGAVQKQPLNVAAILMFVAFVGATLYITYWASKKNNSAADYYAAGGKITGFQNGLAIAGDYMSAASFLGISALVFTSGYDGLIYSIGFLVGWPIILFLIAERLRNLGKYTFADVASYRLGQTQIRSLSACGSLVVVAFYLIAQMVGAGKLIQLLFGLDYHVAVILVGILMCLYVLFGGMLATTWVQIIKAVLLLSGASFMALMVMKHVNFDFNMLFSEAVKVHAKGEAIMSPGGLVKDPISAFSLGLALMFGTAGLPHILMRFFTVSDAKEARKSVLYATGFIGYFYILTFIIGFGAILLVSTNPAFKDAAGALLGGNNMAAVHLSNAVGGSIFLGFISAVAFATILAVVAGLTLAGASAVSHDLYASVIKKGKANEKDEIRVSKITTICLAVLAIGLGILFEKQNIAFMVGLAFSIAASCNFPVLLLSMYWKKLTTRGAMIGGWLGLVSAVGLMVLGPTIWVQIMGHEKAIFPYEYPALFSMIIAFVGIWFFSITDKSAAGANERALFFPQFVRSQTGLGASGAVNH; this is encoded by the coding sequence ATGATCCGGCGTCTACTGGCTCTATTGAGTGTCGCAGCGTTTGCACCGGGTGTCTGGGCGGCTGATGCCGTGGCGGGTGCCGTGCAGAAACAACCTCTCAACGTCGCGGCTATCCTGATGTTCGTGGCCTTCGTCGGCGCGACCCTGTACATCACGTACTGGGCCTCGAAGAAAAACAACTCGGCGGCCGACTACTATGCGGCCGGCGGCAAGATCACCGGCTTCCAGAACGGCCTGGCAATCGCGGGCGACTACATGTCGGCGGCGTCCTTCCTGGGCATTTCCGCGTTGGTGTTCACGTCCGGTTATGACGGCCTGATCTACTCCATCGGCTTCCTGGTGGGCTGGCCGATCATTCTGTTCCTGATCGCCGAGCGCCTGCGTAACCTGGGTAAATACACCTTTGCCGACGTGGCGTCCTATCGCCTCGGGCAAACCCAGATTCGCAGTCTGTCCGCCTGCGGCTCGCTGGTGGTGGTGGCGTTCTACCTGATCGCGCAAATGGTCGGTGCCGGCAAGCTGATCCAGCTGCTGTTCGGCCTGGACTACCACGTCGCGGTGATCCTGGTCGGCATCCTGATGTGCCTCTATGTGTTGTTCGGCGGCATGCTGGCGACCACTTGGGTACAGATCATCAAGGCGGTGCTGTTGCTGTCGGGTGCTTCGTTCATGGCCTTGATGGTGATGAAGCACGTCAACTTCGACTTCAACATGCTGTTCTCCGAGGCGGTAAAGGTTCACGCCAAGGGTGAGGCGATCATGAGCCCCGGCGGCTTGGTGAAGGATCCGATTTCGGCCTTCTCCCTGGGCCTGGCGCTGATGTTCGGTACCGCTGGCCTGCCACACATCCTGATGCGTTTCTTCACCGTGAGCGACGCCAAGGAAGCGCGCAAGAGCGTGCTGTACGCTACTGGCTTCATCGGCTACTTCTACATCCTGACCTTCATCATCGGCTTCGGCGCGATCCTGCTGGTCAGCACCAACCCGGCCTTCAAGGACGCGGCGGGTGCCTTGCTGGGTGGTAACAACATGGCGGCGGTGCACCTGTCCAACGCGGTTGGCGGCAGCATCTTCCTGGGCTTCATCTCGGCGGTGGCGTTCGCGACCATCCTGGCGGTGGTAGCGGGCCTGACCCTGGCGGGTGCCTCGGCGGTGTCCCATGACCTGTATGCCAGCGTGATCAAGAAAGGCAAGGCCAACGAGAAGGATGAGATTCGCGTCTCGAAAATCACCACCATCTGTCTGGCGGTGCTGGCGATCGGCCTGGGTATCCTGTTCGAGAAGCAGAACATCGCGTTCATGGTGGGCCTGGCTTTCTCTATCGCGGCGAGCTGCAACTTCCCGGTACTGCTGCTTTCGATGTACTGGAAGAAGCTGACCACCCGTGGCGCCATGATTGGCGGCTGGCTGGGCCTGGTCAGTGCGGTGGGCCTGATGGTGCTCGGTCCGACCATTTGGGTGCAGATCATGGGTCACGAGAAGGCGATCTTCCCGTATGAATACCCTGCGCTGTTCTCGATGATCATCGCCTTTGTCGGCATCTGGTTCTTCTCCATCACCGACAAGTCGGCTGCAGGCGCCAATGAGCGGGCGTTGTTCTTCCCGCAGTTCGTGCGTTCGCAGACTGGCCTGGGTGCGAGTGGGGCGGTTAACCACTGA
- a CDS encoding DUF485 domain-containing protein: MNDSIYLSIQNSPRFKELVRKREKFAWILSAIMLGLYSGFILLIAYGPHILGAKISPESTITWGIPIGVGLILSAFVLTGIYVRRANGEFDDLNNAILKEAQQ, from the coding sequence ATGAACGACAGCATTTACCTCTCGATTCAAAACAGCCCGCGCTTCAAGGAGCTGGTGAGAAAGCGAGAGAAGTTCGCCTGGATTCTCTCGGCGATCATGCTTGGCTTGTATTCCGGCTTCATTCTCCTGATTGCTTACGGGCCCCACATACTGGGCGCAAAGATCAGTCCCGAGTCGACAATCACCTGGGGAATACCTATCGGTGTTGGCCTGATTCTCTCGGCATTTGTCCTGACCGGCATTTACGTACGACGCGCCAACGGCGAATTCGACGACCTGAACAATGCGATTCTCAAGGAGGCTCAGCAATGA